In Veillonellales bacterium, the genomic window AGCGGGTTATGCAAAGCGCCGTAATCTTTGTGGGACACTTTCCAAAAAAGTGCTCAATGTCGGCTATAAGAGGCTGGAAGCCATTCGTAAGGCTGTCGGGGACGAGATGGACATCATAATCGAAGCGCATGCTCTCACGGATACGACATCTGCTATAAAGTTTGGCAGGATGATAGAGGGCTTCGACATTCTCTTTTATGAAGAACCGATTCAACCCTTAAATTTCAAACAGATGAAGGAAGTCGCGGATGGCGTCAATATTCCGATTGCCGCAGGTGAGCGCATATATACCCGGTGGGGCTTCAGGCCGTTTTTGGAAGATGGGTCGATTTCCGTTATTCAGCCTGATTTGGGGACCTGTGGCGGGATTACAGAAGCAAAGAAAATCGCCGATATGGCACATGTTTATGATTGTACCTGCCAGATCCATGTTTGCGGCGGTCCTATCATGACCGCAGCGTCTTTGCAATTGGAATGTGTGATACCTAATTTTGCTATACATGAATTGCATAGATATGCTTTGCTTGATGGAAATATCAATACTTGTAAATATAATTACCTGCCGAAGGATGGATTTTATGAGGTTCCGGATTTACCAGGCATAGGACAGGAACTGACGGAAAGATCCATTGCTGAATCGGATAAGACCACTGTTCGGTGAACCTGTGGCAGGCTGCAGCTTTAAAAGGCAGTGCGGGAAGGCATGGAAGCAGAAAATCGAATATAGGAAAATTTTTTTTTAAGATTTGTGTATAAGGACGGAGGGGAATTCTCATGAAATGTGGTTGTGCGGATTGTTCCACGCATGCATGCTATACCAAAGGGATAAATTGTACAGGCATGGACAGCGAAGCTGTAAAGGCTGCATATACATCAGAAGAACTCAAGATCATGAAGGCTGCGGCGTATGTGGAAGGGACTTTTTATAGTAATATCACTCGCTTGCAGGAAACGGCAGAGTTCTCTAAAGCTATGGGATATAAAAAACTGGGAATGGCTTTTTGCATCGGGCTCAATGCTGAAGCACATTACATTGCTAGGTTTTTTGAAAGACAAGGCTTTGAATTCTATAGTGTCTGCTGCAAAAATTGTAGTGTCGCTAAAAAAGATCTGGGCTTGAAACAGGTCAAGCCGGAACTAGAACATGAAGCCATGTGCAATCCAAAATTCCAGGCACGGTTCTTGGCTGAAAAAGGGGTTGAACTATATATTTCCTGCGGATTATGTGTAGGACATGATGCTGTTTTCAATTATAATTGCGCCGGGCCTGTCACAAATCTCGTTGTCAAGGATCGGGTATTGGCACATAATCCTTTGGGGGCGATATATTCCCGTTATTGGAAACGCAAGCTGGATATAATGGATCCGGATGAGGTGTAATGTAAAGTAGGGCAGTGACTTTGTAATTTTGTGGTAGCTGGTAGATACATAAGCTGGAAATGCCTGGGATGACATTGGTACAAGGTGCTGAAAATAGATGCTTTAAGGAAGGTCCTGCAAAGGGGACCAGCGCTTTGCCTGAGATTCGATTGGCAAAGCGCTTTTATTTTATGTTTCCGATGGTTATATACCGGATTCTATGGAACAGGAGAACTGCAGACATGAATAGTCAGGGAAAAATTGCAAAATTCATTCAAAATGTCAAAGAAGTGAAGATACCGGAAAATGTGTTGCATGATATATCTTACCGCATAGTGGATTGGCTCGGCTGTGCAGCATTGGGGAAGAATTACCCACAGACCGATATAGCAAGACAACTTATAAACGAGTTTGGTGGTACCCCGGAGGTGCATGTCATTGGAAGCAGACGGAAAGCTTCTTTGTTGGATGCTGTATTTATCAATGGCATCATGGGGCATGTGGCGGAATTGGACGATGGGCATCGTTTGGCTATCGGACACCCCGGGTCTATTGCGTTGCCAGTAGCCTTGGCTTTTGGTGAAAGATTTGCTTGCACTGGTGAGGAATTTTTAAAAGCAGTGGTGATAGGATATGAGGTGTTCATCCGTCTGGGACGGACGGTGAATCCTTCGCATTACCGCTATTGGCATACGACTGGAACCTGTGGTGTGTTTGCCGCCGCTGCTGTTGCCGCTTATTTTTTGGGGCTTGATGAAAAAAAGACAGTCAACGCCTTAGGGATTGCTGGAACGACGGCAGCCGGCTTACAGGAGACCTTCGGCAGCTATGCAAAGGCGTTGAATATCGGACAAGCCTGTCGAAATGGCAGTATGGCGGCTCTTTTGGCGCAACGCGGTTTCACCGGGCCGGATGATATCCTTATGGGGAGCAAGGGATTTGTAAATGCGACAAGTACAGCAGCGTCAGGGGATTTGATCAATGCGATTGACAACATGGAATACTTGTCCACAACAGCTTTTTATAAGATTTATGCATCCTGTGGACATACGAATTCTCCCTTAGATGCGGTTCTTGCTCTTTTAAATGAAAGGGAAATCCATGCTGAGGAAATAGAAAAGATTTTGGTCGAAACTTATAAAGTCAGTGTTGATCTTACTGGTACGCTTAAGTGCGACACAGAAGACCAGGCAAAATTTTCTTTGCCTTATTGTATAGCCTTGGCAATCCTCTACGGGCGGGTAGCTTTAAGCGGCTTCAAAGAAGAGATACGTAAGAATGAGCATGTTTTATGCTTAGCCAGAAAGGTAAAAGTAATCGAGGATGCGGGTGCGACAGAGGCTTTTCCTGCACGTTGGGCAAAGGTCACCATTTTTCTCAAGAATCAAAGCAGTGTATGTAAAGAAGTATCTGGCTCGAATGATGCTCCGGATTATGAACAGATCGAGGATAAGTTTATTTCAGCTATGCTTGCAAGCGGATATAAAGAAGGAACAGCCCGTACGATCTTACGGCTTGCATTATCCTTGGGGGGGGAAAGCTGTATGGCTGGACTTTTTAACGAAATATATGATATATAATATATTTTTAAAAAGACCATGGTCAACTGTCTTGCTCCATAGTGTCTCGGGTTGCCGAGAAAGTACAATATATCCAGAGGAGGAGATTTTGCATGTTATCGTTAGCCATTGCCTTATTTGTGACCGCCTGGGTAGGTTTTATGCTATGCAAGAAATATAAGCCACAGGGTGTTCTGTTTTTTGCAGGGATAATATTGCTGGTTTGTACCGCTGCTTTAGGGACAAGCAGCATGGTACCGCCGAAACAGGATACGGGCTTCATTTGGTTCAATATCTTTGTATTTGTCAAGAATTTATTTAGCACGGAGCTTGCAGGACTGGGACTCACAATCATGTCAATCGGCGGCTTCGTACGTTATATGGAGAATTGTGGTGCGAATCGGGCGCTTGTAGAAGTTGCAGCTACACCGTTGAAGCATATAAAATCTCCGATGCTGATCATGGTAGCCGGCTATTTGATCGGTCAGGTGGTTGATCTGTTCATTCCCAGCCATGCAGGACTCGGCCTGTTGCTTATGCTTACCATCTATCCGATAATGGTTGCGAGCGGAATGAATAAACTTACGGCCGTCGCAATCATCGTAACAGCAAAATTTACGGATATCGGCCCGTTGTCATCGAATGCGATACTCGCGGCTAAGACGGCAGGCTTGGATCCTGTTACATATTTTATCCAGTATCAGCTTTATGCTGTGCTCCCGGCGATCATCGTCGTGGGGATAGCGCATTATTTCATTCAGCCATGGTGGGAGAGAAAAGAAGCAAGGGGAAATATAAATGTCGATGCGGAAATAGATGAGAGTGAGAATACGGACAATGCGGACAGGCAGCGAAGTCGGATTTATGCGATATTGCCAATGCTACCACTGGCTTTGGTGATTTTGTTCAGTCCGTTCTTCCATACGGGAATCAAATTGGATGTCGTATCGGCAATGATCCTCTCGACAGTCGTAGCGATGATTTTTGAATTCATCCGTACGCGCAATGCAAAACAGGTCATGAATGATATTATGAAATTTTTTGAAGGCATGGCTAAACAATTCAGGGTCGTTGTATCATTGATCATTTCAGCAGAATTGTTCGGTAAAGGGTTGGTATCGATCGGTGCGATTGATTCATTGATCGGCTTTACACAGGGTGGGAGCTTAGACTTGCAGGTCATCGTACTGGTCATCAGTTTCATCATGGTAGCATGCGCGTTCATCATGGGATCAGGAAATGCTGCATTTTTCGCATTTGCCAGTTTGGCGCCTAAAATAGCCGAGTTCCTTCATGTAGATCCCGTCTTGATTTTATTGCCGATGGAGTTGTCTGCAGGATTCGGCCGTTGCATGTCGCCGATTACGCCAGCAATCGTCGCTATGGCCAGTATTGCGGGTGTTTCGCCGTTCCATGTGGCAAAACGCTGCGCAATTCCGGTAGCGCTTGGATTTATCGCCCACTTGACGTCCATTTATTATTTCTTTCTATGATGCTCATGCGGTTTGCCCGGATGTTGGAGGAATACGCAGAGGCAGTCATAGGGGGAACAACATAAAAGGATATTCGTAAAATTAGAAGGTATCGATCTTGCGATTGAAAAATGCTTGGTTTCTTAGGATATGCTTGGGAATCAGGCGTTTTTCGCTGCCCTAGGGTAATCGACGATGCTTTTATGACTTGTTTTATAGAGGATGAATGGTTTTATCCGGGATGTCCATAAATAATTCGATGTAAATTTTATGAAAAGAGGTAAAAATACATGAAATTTTTCTCAGGACATAAGGAAGGCAAGCTTACATTGAGGAAAAAGCTTGCCTTTTTTTTCGTGCTTATTGCAGCGATTCCTTTATTTTTTACCACGATTGTAACATTGTATGTCGGGCGGGCAGCTCTATTGGAATCCGTATATTCGGATAGTGGGAGGACAGCGGCAGGATTAGCGAGTGACATCGATGCGATGCTTGTATCGAATATCCAATTGCTGCAGGCTATGGCAGATAGTGGTGAAATAATATCAATGGACGTAGAAAAGCAGCGGTCATTCTTGAACGAGATCGCCCAAAGGACGCCAGGTATCAGTACTTTCATAGTCAGCGATGCGAATGGAGTTCAAACTGTAAGGACAAAAGGGGAAAATACAGAAAACAGCGAAAGGGATTATTTCATTAAATTGCGTCAAGGTGATGATTTTTCTATGTCCGATGTACAAATCGGACATAGTACAGGAAAAGCTTCCTTGGTTTTGGCGGTCCCGATCCGGGATAGCCAGAAGAATTTTGTCGGTGCGCTGCTTGGCGTCGTGGATTTCGATAAATTGAGCAAAAAGGTCTTGGATACCAGATATGGAGCATCTGGATATGCTTTTTTAGTCGATCAAAAGGGCAAGATCATTGTTCACCCAGATGGGGATTTGATGAAAAATATGAAAGATGTCAATGACCTTCTCCCGGTGCAGAGCGCGTTAAGTGGTAAAAGCGGCAGTGTATCCTATGATACGCAGGACGGTAAGCAATTGGCAGGATTCAGCCGATTGCCA contains:
- a CDS encoding DUF1847 domain-containing protein, which produces MKCGCADCSTHACYTKGINCTGMDSEAVKAAYTSEELKIMKAAAYVEGTFYSNITRLQETAEFSKAMGYKKLGMAFCIGLNAEAHYIARFFERQGFEFYSVCCKNCSVAKKDLGLKQVKPELEHEAMCNPKFQARFLAEKGVELYISCGLCVGHDAVFNYNCAGPVTNLVVKDRVLAHNPLGAIYSRYWKRKLDIMDPDEV
- a CDS encoding MmgE/PrpD family protein — its product is MNSQGKIAKFIQNVKEVKIPENVLHDISYRIVDWLGCAALGKNYPQTDIARQLINEFGGTPEVHVIGSRRKASLLDAVFINGIMGHVAELDDGHRLAIGHPGSIALPVALAFGERFACTGEEFLKAVVIGYEVFIRLGRTVNPSHYRYWHTTGTCGVFAAAAVAAYFLGLDEKKTVNALGIAGTTAAGLQETFGSYAKALNIGQACRNGSMAALLAQRGFTGPDDILMGSKGFVNATSTAASGDLINAIDNMEYLSTTAFYKIYASCGHTNSPLDAVLALLNEREIHAEEIEKILVETYKVSVDLTGTLKCDTEDQAKFSLPYCIALAILYGRVALSGFKEEIRKNEHVLCLARKVKVIEDAGATEAFPARWAKVTIFLKNQSSVCKEVSGSNDAPDYEQIEDKFISAMLASGYKEGTARTILRLALSLGGESCMAGLFNEIYDI
- the dcuC gene encoding C4-dicarboxylate transporter DcuC; this encodes MLSLAIALFVTAWVGFMLCKKYKPQGVLFFAGIILLVCTAALGTSSMVPPKQDTGFIWFNIFVFVKNLFSTELAGLGLTIMSIGGFVRYMENCGANRALVEVAATPLKHIKSPMLIMVAGYLIGQVVDLFIPSHAGLGLLLMLTIYPIMVASGMNKLTAVAIIVTAKFTDIGPLSSNAILAAKTAGLDPVTYFIQYQLYAVLPAIIVVGIAHYFIQPWWERKEARGNINVDAEIDESENTDNADRQRSRIYAILPMLPLALVILFSPFFHTGIKLDVVSAMILSTVVAMIFEFIRTRNAKQVMNDIMKFFEGMAKQFRVVVSLIISAELFGKGLVSIGAIDSLIGFTQGGSLDLQVIVLVISFIMVACAFIMGSGNAAFFAFASLAPKIAEFLHVDPVLILLPMELSAGFGRCMSPITPAIVAMASIAGVSPFHVAKRCAIPVALGFIAHLTSIYYFFL
- a CDS encoding mandelate racemase/muconate lactonizing enzyme family protein, whose product is MKIVSVDIIDVKNDLQSAVAKWRPIVVRINTDEGISGFGEVGMAYGVGASAGFGMAKDLSKIIIGMDPMKNEAIWHKMQKKTFWGQGGGTVVSAGMSAIDMALWDIKGKALGCPVYQLLGGKTRDKLRTYASQLQFGWNRSAKKDILTTPEQYAATAVKALEDGYDCIKVDVNEIDEAGYAKRRNLCGTLSKKVLNVGYKRLEAIRKAVGDEMDIIIEAHALTDTTSAIKFGRMIEGFDILFYEEPIQPLNFKQMKEVADGVNIPIAAGERIYTRWGFRPFLEDGSISVIQPDLGTCGGITEAKKIADMAHVYDCTCQIHVCGGPIMTAASLQLECVIPNFAIHELHRYALLDGNINTCKYNYLPKDGFYEVPDLPGIGQELTERSIAESDKTTVR